The genomic DNA AGAGGGGGCCGCAGTGTCCATTGCAGTCACCTGAGGAGCCACTTTCTCTGCAGCATCAGCATGTAGTTTCTCGCCTTCTGGTTCTTTCTTAGGCCCTGTTTCAGATGGTGCCTCCACATTCTTTGCAGCTTCCTGAGGGAGCACTTCTTCAGCAGTGTCAGCATGTAGTTTCTCACCTTCTGGTTCTTTCTTAGGCCCTGTTTCAGATGGTGCCTCCAAATTATCTGCAGCTTCCTGAGGAACCACTTCTTCAGCAGTGTCAGCATGTAGTTTCTCACCTTCTGGTTCTTTCTTAGGCCCTGTTTCAGATGGTGCCTCCAAATTATCTGCAGCTTCCTGAGGAACCACTTCTTCAGAAGTGTCAGCATGTAGTTTCTCACCTTCCGGTTCTTTCTTAGGCCCTGTTTCAGATGGTGCCTCCAAATTATCTGCAGCTTCCTGAGGAACCACTTCTTCAGAAGTGTCAGCATGTAGTTTCTCCCCGTCTTTCTTGGGGGGCTCCGGTTCAAAGGGGAAGTGAGGGGCCACTTTCCCTGCTGCTTCTGCAAGCAATCGCTTTCTTTTGCGCTGGTGAACCTTATTCCTCCTCTTCGCAAGCCGTTTCAAATAATACTGGAACTTCCTTAGATGACTGTGATAACTCTTCATGAATATACCTGTGAAGAATATATTGTTTCTCCCCTTTGCTTTAATCTTGGACCCTGGTTCGGGGGGGGACTTCTTTGTCGCTATCTGAGTGGTCAAAACCGCGGGGGACTTCTTTGTCACCATCTGACAGGACACTTTCCCTCGGGCATGCTTCTGTGTCTTTTTCCTGCGGTTTCTAGTGGGTTGGATGTATGTGCATCTCTGACTTAAGACTGCTCGAGTGCTGGCAGGCTgggtgtatgtgtatgtctgGTTTAAGGCTGTGGTACCATTAGAGTAATATGGGGGGAAGTTGGTGTAGGGTGGATACCCAGGGGGGTTAGGTTGGCGGGGCTTGTTACTAGGCAGCATGGCACCAGCTGGCATGATTCCAGGAAGCATGGTACCAGGGGGCATGATACCAGGGGGCATAATACCAGGGGGCATAATACCAGCAGGCATGGTACCAGCGGGATAACCCCACCCTGGAGGGAAGGCCATGGTGTAGGGGCTGCTGTGGTACGTCATACACTGAGAGTACTGGGTGGTGGAGTAGGTAGCCATCATAGATGCATGGGGATGAGAAACAGGGAATATAGGGTCCATGGAGTATGAGTAGAGCTCAATGGAGCGTTCACTGGACTCATCCCCATACCTATCCCTATcagatctctctctgtcccagtctctggTCCTAGAACGTTTGTCTCCGTCTCTGGTCCTTTGCAGCCACCTGTCTAAATCCTTGGCTATCTCtcgttttctgtctctctcagatcTGTATCTGTCCCGGTCTTTCTCTCGGCCTCCGTCTCTGCTTTTCTCTgggtctctgtccccgtctctctcagaTCTGTATCTGCCCCCGTCTCTCCTAGATCTgtcccggtctctctctcggcctcCGTCCCAGTCCTTCTCTGGGTCTCTGTCCCAGTCTTTATCTCTGTTCCTTTCTGATCTGTTAGTTTCTCTGACTACCGGTATGTCCTTGTCTCGCTCTCTGGTACTAGAGTGTCTGTGCCCGTCTCCCTTTCGGTTTCTCTCAGATCTGTCTCTGTCCTTTTCTCTGGTACTAGAGCATCTTtgcctgcatctctctctcgcaGGACTTTCCCCTTCTCTGGCTCTGTCCCTTTTCAAGTCTCCCATCTTTCCATATAGCCTATcattggtcctgtctgtcagccgACCCAACTCCTCAACCCCTAAGTCCAGCCCAACAATCTCCAGCAGGGTCTGCATCCGCTCGTACCGCTGCTCATCCTCAAGCCTCACCTTCTTCTCCTCAAATGGAGAAGACTTGGACCTACTGCTGTAGTCAACATGACCCTCGAGCAGAGTCGGCCAAACTTGTGGTAGCTCCTCGCCCACAATGAGTTGCTCATTTTCGTCGTTGACGATCTTTGAGAGCTTGTTGAGGTCCACTCCTTCATTGAGGACATTGAGGAAGCGCTGGAAGCCTGTGGCTACTATGTCTTTCTCCTGTGTCCTGAGTGAGTGAACTGGCCTCTGAATGGTTGGATTATGTTGTTTATCATTAGCGATCACCTAACAGGAAACATGAAGAAATATAAACAAACTAGTGCTGGGCGATTAACCAACATTTTGATTATGTTCAATTATTTGAATACCATTTTGTTCAGtttttttctgtgagctcaatgcgcACAATTTCTCAAGATatcagatccagcctgaactgtgcgatgtagtagggaattgtagtttccaacaggccaatattatACATGGTTTAGCACATAaaatgtggtaattaactacaatgaccataatccattgcacaTCTACTTGTCCGGtctttcttttatgcctgctactGAAGAGAGAAGAATGCACAATTGCGAGGTGATATAGAGAGCAGCTGTTGCTCTGTGAgctatctctacctgaaaatacatgatctagttggtattcagcagtcataaaagtatgcctatTCAAagtatttactttgaagaactacaaaATAGCGATTTTGTaagacagcataggcagcagctcgataggatgacttggaatgaaatagtcatcaaataaaacagaTGTGTATAttacaactgaaatattttattaaatgaaagtaatgtgaataaactGTTAATAAGCGATAAGCAGTAATTGGCAGTCACAACCATCATGGTACTTTTATTCATTGTTTTACTCTGTTAGAGCATTCAACACCCAATGCATTTAATGTTTAAAATCcaaaaaagcactaatcgctcagcactaaaaCAAACAAGATGTGTTTGATCAGCACCGCGCCATCAAATGTTGTTTCATTTACGTATCGCTTATGTGTGCATTTCACACAACCTttgtgttacatttacatttaagtcatttagcagacgctcttatccagagcgacttacaaattggtgcattcaccttatgacatccagtagaacagtcactttacaatagtgcatctaaatcttaaaggggggggggggtgagaaggattacttatcctatcctatcctgggCTTGCTATGTTCATCTGATTGTCACAACGAATGTATTTGGTTGCCTTTTGTCAAATGCATTTTACTCAGAATGAGTCATTCTGCAATGATTGGcttttagctggctagctatgcTACAAGTCCATCTAAATGACTGTTCGCATGCTAGGTAGCAATTGATGCATCAGGTGGCTGACAGGGATAACACTAATATAGCCATGACATTTAAGAAAAAAACTATACTTATAAGAACACAAAAAATATTATGAAGCGTACAAGTAAGTAGGCACTTCATATCCTGCGTATTTGGAATGGGTGTCAATGGGAGAAATCAATTGCATTAATCGGGGGCCATGGTTTTCTTGACTTCCTTATGATACTTTTGCCCAGCTCTATGTTTTGTGATGGCATCATACCTCATTGTTGGGAGAGCGTCGCTGGTTCATTAAACCCTTCACTCTCAGTCTCAGAGGATGGGCCTCTTCATTTTCTAGGGGAGCGCTAATCATTAGCTCCAATGCTCGCATCTTGTTTTGTTTCTTCAGCTTGGCAGCGGTATCCTAGAGGAAAATAGAGACAATATTTTAGTATGTGTAATGCAGTTGTCTCTGAATagtgatccaaggtcagttttgatTTACCCCAGACTCTTAATGGCTTTGGGTAACTGATCTTAGAACTGTGTTTGGAGAAAAGGGGGTCTGCTGCTAAGTCCATGTAGTAGAAAAATCAGAATCCAAACATCAGGAAAGATCTGATGGTCATCCTGATGAAGGCTGTTGTAGTCACAACGCATTGGTGGATTTCTTATTTTTGCTATACATGAGACAAACAATAAAGGCTTTGAAATGTTTTACGCTACACGCTAGTACCTTGATTATTGGCACAAAGGCTTTTTTGGCATCGTTTACAATACATCATCAACTTCTTTTGGATCTATCAAGGAAAATGTATTCATAACAGTGTTGAGGTAGACTCAGAATTTTATGAAATTCAACCCATTAATTGAAATTTGAATTCAAATAGTTTATAAGCAGAATTTAAAATAAATTAAACTTAGACATATGCGTCTCAAAACCTTTGACAAATACTTTGTCAAAATCACCTGACACCTCTTACTAAAGAATACAGATACCATTTTAAATGTTAGTTTGATTATAACTCAATGATGTCAAACagtattttgtttgtatttttgtCATGAAATGTTCACTTCCATTCTGGAGTGTTTAATCTAATGCATTCTGAGAAATGTTTTTCTATCATTACATTGAACAAGACGTAAAGTGAATGATTCATAATTAGAGACAACCTACATAACTAGCTTTGAATATCTCCAGACCACTATAATTATAACTCgttttaggaggatgagtttAAAAAAAGGAAATGTTTGAAGAACATGTTCAGCCCAGGGATCTAGCAGTATAGCCATTACCCACCTTGCGTCTTATTTCCCGACCCTAGACTGTGCCTGTTTGGTGACACTTTTCCCACGTCGGAGGAACTTTCCGTGGTTGGTAGACGGTTGATTCGCCGAGCAGTGCCCAAACAataattcaattcaattgatGGATTCTACCCCCCTTCCTTCCAAATCAAACATGGATTCCAATTTCTGTTATTGCTTTGCACGCACACCTCTGTGTTTCCCACCTGTTTGGCTTAACTAATCAGCCTCGCAATACGGGCGACGTGCTGCAACAGACAGGAAGTAGAAATGGAGTGTGTGCGAGCAAACATTTGAGCAAACATTGAAATCCATCTTTGATTAATAGTAATTTCAGCGTGACTTAACTTGAACGCCCGAAGACTGAATGCCACAAGACGGAACGTTAAATAAATGTACTTACACGTTATTAACTGTATACATGACGGCGAGCTTGTAGGGCTACAACATGTCAAACAGTATTGGTCACCATACATGATGTCAACATGAACATAACGGTATAGAGAAAAAATTAAGGGGAATTCAACCCAAATCTCGATTTTTgcatgaactatccctttaattctGCTTCCTGTGGGTTGTGACCAATTCAAATCCAAAACTTATGGGAATTAATGACCAACTACCCATTCAGAATTGAACCCAACCCTGATTAATAAATACAGAACTAATAGGTACATACCTTATGCAGTAGGTACTGTACCGGTGTTCTTCTGAGCTTACTCAGAATGTCCAGCACCCTCCGTTTAAGAGGTAGGCATATGCGTGACGACTGGTCCGCGACATTACTGTATCTTTGGAATGTTGTATCGTTTACCTTCCTCTGTTTAGACATGCCCTTCGCTGTTGCGGATGCAGCCTGTGTTTCAGGCATGTCCTTAGCTCTGCGTTGAACTTTTTGCAGAGCAAGAACAGCTTTCTTGCGAGCTATCTTTTCCTCTATGACCTTCAACTCCTTCTTCTTACGAGCGAGTTCCAGGTCCTCCACACTGAGCACCACAGGCTCTCCATCAATGTCCCCATCTGTGTCTGGGGAGAAGGGACCACTGCTACCCCTCAATGAGCCTTTGCTCCAGTCTCTGGATGATGGGTACATGATGTAGCTCATAGCAGAGGAAGCACCATACTCCTTCCCACCTTCTCTAGTTCGCCTCATGCTGGAGTATTCACTGTAGGGCTCTCGGGGCATAGCCTGGCCATTGCCTCTCTTCTCAAAGCTATCGTCCCATTGTCCTGAGCTTGGTCCTCCGTACTCCCTCCTCTGACTGCATGCCTTTGGTTCTCTATACTCCCTCTGGTGACTGTGCTTCTCTGGATCCATTCTGCCAAGGTGCCTGAGCTGGGCTGATACTCCAGGTTCACTGCAGAGAATAAAGAGGTGGTGAACTGTATTGTGTGTCTGGGTGACAACTATATAAACACTAACGTTAAGTATGTGATGAATATAAACATGTTTGCTGTTGATTATGGATGTATTAGATGTTATTTGCCCATAAATGCACATTTAAGGCAAGACATCACTAAGGACTCAAATAAATTAACAGGCTTCTAAACAAACAAGTTACGTtccaatatatacagttgaagtcggaaatttacttacacttaggttggagtcatgaaaactCGTTTTTCgtccactccacaaatttcttgttaataaactatagttttggcacgtctgttaggacatcgactttgtgcatgacaagtaatttttccaacaattgtttacagacagattatttcactgtatcacaattctattGGGTCagaatttacatacactaaattgactgtgcctttaaacagcttggaaaattccagaaaagtatgtcatggctttagaagcttctgatatggtaattgacatcatttgagtcaattagaggtgtacctgtggatctatttcaagacctaccttcaaactcagtgcctctttgcttgacatcatgggaaaatcaaaagaaatcagccaagacctcagaaaagaaattgtaggcctccacaagtctggttcatccttgggagcaatttccaaacgcctgaaagcaccatattcatctgtacaaacaatagtacgcaagtataaacaccaagggaccacgcagccgtcatactgctcaggaatgagacgtgttctgtctcctagagatgaacgtactttggtgcgaaaagtgcaaatcccataacagcaaaggaccgtgtgaagatgctggagaaaacaggtacaaaagtatctatatccacagtaaaacaagtcctatatcgacataacctgaaaggccgctcagcaaggaagaagccactgctacaaaaccgccagactacagtttgcaactgcaaacGGGGAGaaagtactttttggagaaatgtcctctggtctgatgaaacaaaaatagaactgtttggccataatcaccatcattctgtttggaggaaaatgggggaggcttgcaagccaaagaacatcccaactgtgaagcacgggggtggcagcatcatgttgtgagggtgctttgctgcaagagggcgtggtacacttcacaaaatagattgcatcacgaggaagaaaatgatgtggatatattgaagcaccatctccagacatcagtcaggcagttaaagcttggtcgcaaataggttttcaaaatggacaatgaccccaagcatacttccaaagttgtggcaaaatggcttaaggacaacaaagtcaaggtattggagtggccatcacaaagctctgatctcagtcctatagaccattggtgggcagaactgaaaaagcgtgtgtgagcaaggaggccttacaaacctgactcagttacaccagctgtcaggagctgtcaggaggaatgggctaaaattcacccaacttattgggggaagcttgtggaaggttacctgaaacatttgacccaagttaaacaatttaaaggcaatgctaccaaatactaattgtaatatgtaaacttctgacccactgggaatgtgatgaaataaatcattctcgctgctattattctgacatttcacattcttaaaatagtggcgatcctaactggcctaaaacggggattttttttttttttttacgaggcttaaatgtcaggaattgagaaaaacacagtttaaatgtatttggctaaggcgaatgctaacttccgacttcaactgtatgtagttGCATTTGTCTTCTATAATAACTTCGCTTGCTTGTACGTTATTGTTCTGAATGTCAGCTGAAATGTGCAAGcgttagccagctaacgttagcaaatGTTAACTACCTAGCTAGTTTGTAATGTAACTTTCAGAGCAGGCTGGCATATACCTTGCTAGCTAACGTCTGTAAATGCAAGCATGTGAGAATATCGACAAATTCATGAAATTGCCACATTGCACATTTTCCACAATAAGTGGTTGCAAACattgactatagctaatggtTGTTTACCTCGATGCTACCCTAGCGCAGGTCTTTGTGTTCACCGTCTCATTCTGGATCTTGTGGTGTCAAACAACTAGCACACCAGTCTCTCTTAAAAATCGGAGTGCTTTGACTTTCATATAAATTGTATAGATTAGGTTAAATTTGTTATAAAGGCAACTGGTCAACCAACAAACTCGTTTCCTGTCTACATCGTCTATTGTTCTATGATTTCCGCTTCATAGGATCTATACTGCCACCAATAGAACGGAGTGCGAAGAGCATGGCATTTTCTAATTCCAAACCAATGAAAGTTATGCCTGAAAAGAAATGTGAAGCTTAATGCCTTGGTTAAATTACTTTGACGTACTCCACACTTACAATATTAGACAATATTTTATTCAATTAAATATATACAAAGTAAAAGATGATCTATAGACTGAAGTGGGGGAATGAAACACGGGCAGTTTTCTTGCTATCAGGCATGAGAACTTGCAAGCATGTCATCAATGGTCTTTTCATTGCATTGACACACATGTACTATGCCCAGGGCCAGGGATCTTTCCTAACCACATGACCAGATCAAGTAAACTCCACGCCCTTATGATTTGCTTTATAACGGGAGAGAAAATGCGTTTGCTGAGCAGATATAATAGTAAAGAAAGACCACTGGCCCTACCCATACCACATAAAATACAAACATTACACTGAAAATAGCTTCAACATGAAACTTTGAAGGATGAGGTTAAACTATAACAAATCCTTTGCTAGTGTCATTACAAATCTAGCTTCTTAGGGACCACTTCTTCTACAGTGTCAGCATGTAGTTTCTCCCCATCGATCATTGTTACTCCTTCTGGATCTTGGGCTCCTCTCCAAAGGGGAAATCCTTTACAGCCACCCGAGGAGCCACTTTCCTGTTGCTTCTGCAAGCAATCACTTTATTTTGTGCTGGTGAGCCTCATTCCGCCTCTTCAAAAGCCGTTTCCTCTTACACATACGCTTCCTTTGATGATTGTGATAACTCTTCATGAAAATACCCGTGAAGAATATATTGTTTACCCCCTTTGCTTTATTCATTCACCCTGGTTCAGAGGGGGACTTCTTTGTCACCATCTGACAGGATACTTTCACTACATCTTCTGCATATTTCTGTCTCTTCCATGTTTATTCTTTTCACTTTCGCTACGGCTTCTGCATGCTTCTGTCTCTTTTCCTTGCAGTTGCTAGAGGGCTGGGTGTATGTGTATCTCTGAGTTAAGACCAACCAATCCAATTAATTtacttataaagccctttttcaTCAGtaaatgtcacaaagtgcttagaCAGAACTCAGTGCTTAGATAATGTGGCCCagtccgatgatacccccagacagggccaaccaggcaggatgtAACTGCTTAGGTGAAGTGAAGGCCATCCTCAcatggggaatgctgctttttagttatcttttcgacagtatcaaaaatacattttcgaTTGTTTTTATCCACCTCAGTCTGGTTGGAAACGTAGgccgatcgagcagcagtgagggcttttCGATATTGCGCTTTACTGTCcatccaagctagtcggaagacttccaacTTGGTggagcgccatttccgttccattTGTCGGGAAAGTCGCTTCAGGGCTTTGTCATTTTCtttataccagggagctagtttcttgtgACAAATGGGGGGGTTACGTAGGAGGGGCAAGACTGCTGCAGTGCCGGCAGGCTGGGTAGATGTGAGCTG from Oncorhynchus keta strain PuntledgeMale-10-30-2019 chromosome 10, Oket_V2, whole genome shotgun sequence includes the following:
- the LOC118389243 gene encoding uncharacterized protein LOC118389243 isoform X11; translated protein: MPNGTRELQSGASSAMSYIMDPSARDWSKGSLRGSSGPFSPDTDGDIDGEPVQPGVDLELARKKKELEVIEEKIARKKAVLATRQLKHGAKDMPKKQTASTTVKGIAKQTKINNTIFKTYNQVTDKSSRICLPLKRRVLDILRKFRRTPVRHLLCKTKKQNKMRALELMISAPLENEEAHPLRLRVKGLMNQRRSPNNEVIANDKQHNPTIQRPVHSLRTQEKDIVATGFQRFLNVLNEGVDLNKLSKIVNDENEQLIVGEELPQVWPTLLEGHVDYSSRSKSSPFEEKKVRLEDEQRYERMQTLLEIVGLDLGVEELGRLTDRTNDRLYGKMGDLKRDRAREGESPARERCRQRCSSTREKDRDRSERNRKGDGHRHSSTRERDKDIPVVRETNRSERNRDKDWDRDPEKDWDGGRERDRDRSRRDGGRYRSERDGDRDPEKSRDGGREKDRDRYRSERDRKREIAKDLDRWLQRTRDGDKRSRTRDWDRERSDRDRYGDESSERSIELYSYSMDPIFPVSHPHASMMATYSTTQYSQCMTYHSSPYTMAFPPGWGYPAGTMPAGIMPPGIMPPGIMPPGTMLPGIMPAGAMLPSNKPRQPNPPGYPPYTNFPPYYSNGTTALNQTYTYTQPASTRAVLSQRCTYIQPTRNRRKKTQKHARGKVSCQMVTKKSPAVLTTQIATKKSPPEPGSKIKAKGRNNIFFTGIFMKSYHSHLRKFQYYLKRLAKRRNKVHQRKRKRLLAEAAGKVAPHFPFEPEPPKKDGEKLHADTSEEVVPQEAADNLEAPSETGPKKEPEGEKLHADTSEEVVPQEAADNLEAPSETGPKKEPEGEKLHADTAEEVVPQEAADNLEAPSETGPKKEPEGEKLHADTAEEVLPQEAAKNVEAPSETGPKKEPEGEKLHADAAEKVAPQVTAMDTAAPSEMGPKKKKLYPGIFMKILMRRLKRHLCKIKGKKKHFAKRRKKAFQYKGKRPLVDTKEKVPLLEAAKDSGNPSEPWPKKKKKKKTLEEKGGIYYPGIFIRVHRTYLTRGKLAKAKAAAEGTEAISEPAPTIEGGGGMTEGKELLADTLEKGVPQVATNDSGLPPEPGPNKEPEREEETMLEDEKLLADHVAKVSVKGPQVLLEPKAEKDREGEDDASIDGEKLLADPVEKVSITGPGLLSEPETENETRGETTSGMRINEGKTSLKSST
- the LOC118389243 gene encoding uncharacterized protein LOC118389243 isoform X2 codes for the protein MDPEKHSHQREYREPKACSQRREYGGPSSGQWDDSFEKRGNGQAMPREPYSEYSSMRRTREGGKEYGASSAMSYIMYPSSRDWSKGSLRGSSGPFSPDTDGDIDGEPVVLSVEDLELARKKKELKVIEEKIARKKAVLALQKVQRRAKDMPETQAASATAKGMSKQRKVNDTTFQRYSNVADQSSRICLPLKRRVLDILSKLRRTPVQYLLHKDTAAKLKKQNKMRALELMISAPLENEEAHPLRLRVKGLMNQRRSPNNEVIANDKQHNPTIQRPVHSLRTQEKDIVATGFQRFLNVLNEGVDLNKLSKIVNDENEQLIVGEELPQVWPTLLEGHVDYSSRSKSSPFEEKKVRLEDEQRYERMQTLLEIVGLDLGVEELGRLTDRTNDRLYGKMGDLKRDRAREGESPARERCRQRCSSTREKDRDRSERNRKGDGHRHSSTRERDKDIPVVRETNRSERNRDKDWDRDPEKDWDGGRERDRDRSRRDGGRYRSERDGDRDPEKSRDGGREKDRDRYRSERDRKREIAKDLDRWLQRTRDGDKRSRTRDWDRERSDRDRYGDESSERSIELYSYSMDPIFPVSHPHASMMATYSTTQYSQCMTYHSSPYTMAFPPGWGYPAGTMPAGIMPPGIMPPGIMPPGTMLPGIMPAGAMLPSNKPRQPNPPGYPPYTNFPPYYSNGTTALNQTYTYTQPASTRAVLSQRCTYIQPTRNRRKKTQKHARGKVSCQMVTKKSPAVLTTQIATKKSPPEPGSKIKAKGRNNIFFTGIFMKSYHSHLRKFQYYLKRLAKRRNKVHQRKRKRLLAEAAGKVAPHFPFEPEPPKKDGEKLHADTSEEVVPQEAADNLEAPSETGPKKEPEGEKLHADTSEEVVPQEAADNLEAPSETGPKKEPEGEKLHADTAEEVVPQEAADNLEAPSETGPKKEPEGEKLHADTAEEVLPQEAAKNVEAPSETGPKKEPEGEKLHADAAEKVAPQVTAMDTAAPSEMGPKKKKLYPGIFMKILMRRLKRHLCKIKGKKKHFAKRRKKAFQYKGKRPLVDTKEKVPLLEAAKDSGNPSEPWPKKKKKKKTLEEKGGIYYPGIFIRVHRTYLTRGKLAKAKAAAEGTEAISEPAPTIEGGGGMTEGKELLADTLEKGVPQVATNDSGLPPEPGPNKEPEREEETMLEDEKLLADHVAKVSVKGPQVLLEPKAEKDREGEDDASIDGEKLLADPVEKVSITGPGLLSEPETENETRGETTSGMRINEGKTSLKSST
- the LOC118389243 gene encoding uncharacterized protein LOC118389243 isoform X1, which codes for MDPEKHSHQREYREPKACSQRREYGGPSSGQWDDSFEKRGNGQAMPREPYSEYSSMRRTREGGKEYGASSAMSYIMYPSSRDWSKGSLRGSSGPFSPDTDGDIDGEPVVLSVEDLELARKKKELKVIEEKIARKKAVLALQKVQRRAKDMPETQAASATAKGMSKQRKVNDTTFQRYSNVADQSSRICLPLKRRVLDILSKLRRTPVQYLLHKDTAAKLKKQNKMRALELMISAPLENEEAHPLRLRVKGLMNQRRSPNNEVIANDKQHNPTIQRPVHSLRTQEKDIVATGFQRFLNVLNEGVDLNKLSKIVNDENEQLIVGEELPQVWPTLLEGHVDYSSRSKSSPFEEKKVRLEDEQRYERMQTLLEIVGLDLGVEELGRLTDRTNDRLYGKMGDLKRDRAREGESPARERCRQRCSSTREKDRDRSERNRKGDGHRHSSTRERDKDIPVVRETNRSERNRDKDWDRDPEKDWDGGRERDRDRSRRDGGRYRSERDGDRDPEKSRDGGREKDRDRYRSERDRKREIAKDLDRWLQRTRDGDKRSRTRDWDRERSDRDRYGDESSERSIELYSYSMDPIFPVSHPHASMMATYSTTQYSQCMTYHSSPYTMAFPPGWGYPAGTMPAGIMPPGIMPPGIMPPGTMLPGIMPAGAMLPSNKPRQPNPPGYPPYTNFPPYYSNGTTALNQTYTYTQPASTRAVLSQRCTYIQPTRNRRKKTQKHARGKVSCQMVTKKSPAVLTTQIATKKSPPEPGSKIKAKGRNNIFFTGIFMKSYHSHLRKFQYYLKRLAKRRNKVHQRKRKRLLAEAAGKVAPHFPFEPEPPKKDGEKLHADTSEEVVPQEAADNLEAPSETGPKKEPEGEKLHADTSEEVVPQEAADNLEAPSETGPKKEPEGEKLHADTAEEVVPQEAADNLEAPSETGPKKEPEGEKLHADTAEEVLPQEAAKNVEAPSETGPKKEPEGEKLHADAAEKVAPQVTAMDTAAPSEMGPKKKKLYPGIFMKILMRRLKRHLCKIKGKKKHFAKRRKKAFQYKGKRPLVDTKEKVPLLEAAKDSGNPSEPWPKKKKKKKTLEEKGGIYYPGIFIRVHRTYLTRGKLAKAKAAAEGTEAISEPAPTIEGGGGMTEGKELLADTLEKGVPQVATNDSGLPPEPGPNKEPEREEETMLEDEKLLADHVAKVSVKGPQVLLEPKAEKDREGEDDASIDGEKLLADPVEKVSITGPGLLSEPETENETRGETTSGMRINEGKTSLKSST
- the LOC118389243 gene encoding uncharacterized protein LOC118389243 isoform X8, with translation MRRTREGGKEYGASSAMSYIMYPSSRDWSKGSLRGSSGPFSPDTDGDIDGEPVVLSVEDLELARKKKELKVIEEKIARKKAVLALQKVQRRAKDMPETQAASATAKGMSKQRKVNDTTFQRYSNVADQSSRICLPLKRRVLDILSKLRRTPVQYLLHKDTAAKLKKQNKMRALELMISAPLENEEAHPLRLRVKGLMNQRRSPNNEVIANDKQHNPTIQRPVHSLRTQEKDIVATGFQRFLNVLNEGVDLNKLSKIVNDENEQLIVGEELPQVWPTLLEGHVDYSSRSKSSPFEEKKVRLEDEQRYERMQTLLEIVGLDLGVEELGRLTDRTNDRLYGKMGDLKRDRAREGESPARERCRQRCSSTREKDRDRSERNRKGDGHRHSSTRERDKDIPVVRETNRSERNRDKDWDRDPEKDWDGGRERDRDRSRRDGGRYRSERDGDRDPEKSRDGGREKDRDRYRSERDRKREIAKDLDRWLQRTRDGDKRSRTRDWDRERSDRDRYGDESSERSIELYSYSMDPIFPVSHPHASMMATYSTTQYSQCMTYHSSPYTMAFPPGWGYPAGTMPAGIMPPGIMPPGIMPPGTMLPGIMPAGAMLPSNKPRQPNPPGYPPYTNFPPYYSNGTTALNQTYTYTQPASTRAVLSQRCTYIQPTRNRRKKTQKHARGKVSCQMVTKKSPAVLTTQIATKKSPPEPGSKIKAKGRNNIFFTGIFMKSYHSHLRKFQYYLKRLAKRRNKVHQRKRKRLLAEAAGKVAPHFPFEPEPPKKDGEKLHADTSEEVVPQEAADNLEAPSETGPKKEPEGEKLHADTSEEVVPQEAADNLEAPSETGPKKEPEGEKLHADTAEEVVPQEAADNLEAPSETGPKKEPEGEKLHADTAEEVLPQEAAKNVEAPSETGPKKEPEGEKLHADAAEKVAPQVTAMDTAAPSEMGPKKKKLYPGIFMKILMRRLKRHLCKIKGKKKHFAKRRKKAFQYKGKRPLVDTKEKVPLLEAAKDSGNPSEPWPKKKKKKKTLEEKGGIYYPGIFIRVHRTYLTRGKLAKAKAAAEGTEAISEPAPTIEGGGGMTEGKELLADTLEKGVPQVATNDSGLPPEPGPNKEPEREEETMLEDEKLLADHVAKVSVKGPQVLLEPKAEKDREGEDDASIDGEKLLADPVEKVSITGPGLLSEPETENETRGETTSGMRINEGKTSLKSST